The Cryptosporangium minutisporangium genome segment CACCTCGACGGTCGGGAACTGCGTGGCGTAATACTCCAGCCAGGATCGCTGCGGAACGTCCACCGGGTAGAACCGTTCGCGCCAGTCGCGGTACTGCCATCCGGAGGTTCCCACCCACGCCGGCATGCGGTCTCCTTCTCGAGTCGAGCGCCCGCCTGCGGTTTTCCCTGTCCGGCCGAATTGATCCACGAGCCGAGGGGTGAACACGTTGAACCGGGGCGCGCTCAACCGCGTGATCGCTAACGAGTCGGTGGCGAGCGACGGTGCTCACGACGCTGCTGTAGCCGGGGAGCCGAAGGAGCCGCACGAGCCATGGGAACCTGCGGTGGCTGACGGACGGCGCGCATCGGGTGGCTGGGTCGAGTTCGAGGTCCGGTCGGAGGGCCTGGAGAAACCCGGGCGCGACTACGGAGGCCTGCTCGGGTACGGCGATCCGGACGAGTTCGGGTTCGGCGACGACCGCGGACGGGTTGCGTCGGACTACCCGATGACGTCGGACTACTCGACGGGAGACCTGGAGTCGGCGTACGGGGGGCCACCGGGCCACGGACCCGGTTCGCCGGCGTACGACCCCGGCTCCCCGCCGTACGACTACGACGACGGGCTCGCGCTCGGGGCGATGTCCGCGTACGACCCGGGCGGTCCGTCGTACCGCTACGAAGCCGACTACGGGCCAGGCGGGGCGCCCGGCTACGGCGGGGCGCCCGGCTACGGCGGGGCGCTCGGCTACGGCGGGGCGCCTGGTTACGGCGGGTTGCTGGCGATCGAGTCCGGAGCGTCCGCACCCGCATCCGCGCCTCCGTCGTCGCCCCATCCGCCGGAGCCCGGGAACCTCCCGGTGCTCGCCGGACGCGCGGTCGAGCTGCGCGATCGCGTCCGGGCACCGATCCCGGTACCGGCCACCCTCGCCCAGGTGCAGGACCTGCTGTTCGACCCGACCGGTGTCGTCCCGGTCGGGCTGGCGTCGGAGTGGCTGCGACCGGAGGCGGGCATCGTTCCCACTCAGGTCCGCCCCGAGGTCGACGAGCTGGTCGCCTGGGCCACCCAGGCCGACCGCGGGCCTGTGATGCGGTTGCTCTGCGGTGCGGGCGGCCAGGGCAAGACCCATGCCGCCCGGCAGATCTGCGCGACGCTGGAAGAGCAGGGCTGGCTGGCGGGCTTCCTCACGCTGCCACCGGCGACCTGGCGGACGACCGGCCCGGACGACCTGGCGATGACCGGACCGGATCAGCGGCACTGGGAACAGCGACTGCGGCGCGCTCCGGAGCTGATCGCCGGTATCCGGGCCGTCGCCGAGCTGCGCACCCCGACGTTGCTGGTCGTGGACCAGGCCGAGTCGGTCGGTCCGTTGGTCGGCGAGCTGCTCGCCACGATCGACGAGTACGGCGCCGCGCCGTGGATCCGCGTCCTGCTGCTCGCGCGGTCGCCCGAGGGATGGTTCACGGATCTCTGCGAGGCCCATCGTCTGCGGTCCTGGGTGTCGCCGACGCCGGTCTGGCTGCCGGCGCTGTCCCAGCAGCTCGGACCGTCCACGGCGGTCGCGGTGTGGCGGGAGGCGGTGGCCGCGTTCGCCGACCGCGCGGTCGCCGACGGGGTGCTGCCCTCGGTCGACCTCGGGCGCTTGACGTCGCCGACGCCGCCCGGTCTCTGGGCGACGACGCTCGACTTCTACGCCGACGCCGCGCTGCGGGTGCTGGACGCCACCGCGCCCTCACTGCGTCGGCACACCCGGAGGGACGGCGGCGGACCGGATCCGGTGTCCGGCGTACTGGCCTACGAACGCCGGCAGGTCTCGGCGGTGCTCGCCGCTGCGGGGTGCGCGATCGAGGACAGCCAGCGCGACTGGGCGATGGCGGTCGTCAGCCTGCTGCCCGCGGCCACGCCGGAGGCGGCGGTGCGGGCGCTGCGGGCGGTGCCTGCGCCCTGGCAGGTGCCGCCGGACCGGAGGACCGAGGTGGCGATCGCGCTGGCTCGGCTCTACCGCGGCACGGCCGAGCAGGGCTGGTCACCGCCGCGCCCGGCGCGGCTCGCCGACGCCCACCTGCTGGACCTGGCCGGCAGCCTGGCCGATCCGGAGTGGGCGGCCGTGATGTCGAGCATCTGCGGGGACGCCGACCCGCTCGCGGCGCTGCACGCGGCCACCACGTTGATCCGCTGCCTGTCGGCGCCGACCCCCTCACGGCGTCAGGAGCGGGCCAAGAACCGGATCAGCGTCTCGCTGCCGTGGCTGCTGCGGACCTCGCCCAGCCGGTACGCGGTGCCGCTGACGCTGTTGGCGCCGGTCCGCTACACAAAAGCGATCACCGACCTGATCAGCGCCAGGGAACTGCCGCTGGAGACCGTGCGGCAACTGGACTCGCTCGTCCTGTCGGTCGGGTTCACCCCCAGTCGGGCAGCGATCGCGGCCGCCGTCTCCGAGCGGTTGGTCGCGGCCGCGCGTCCGGGTGCCGATCCCCAGCCGGCCGAGCTCAGCGAGTACGCCCGCTGCCTGAACAACCTCGGGATTCGCCTCACCGCGCTGGGCCGGATCGAGGATGCCCTGGAGCCCGCCGAGGACGCCGTCGCGGTGCAGCGGCGGCTCGCGCTGGCTGACCCGGCCACCTACCTGCCTGACCTGGCGATGTCGTTGGACCTGCTCAGCGCCGGGCTGGCCGAGGCCGGACGTCCGGAGGAGGCCCTGCCGCCGGCCGAGGAGGCGGCGGTGGCGTACCGGCGGCTGGCCGCGCAGGACTCGGTCGGCTACCTGCCGGACCTGGCCGGCGCGCTGAACACGCTCGGGATCCGGCTCACCGAGACCGGTCACCGGGACGCCGCGCTCGAGCCGGTGGAGGAGGCGGTCTCGGTCTGTCGGCGGCTCGCCGTCATCGATCGGGCGACTTACCAGCCCGAGCTGGCG includes the following:
- a CDS encoding tetratricopeptide repeat-containing protein, with the protein product MADGRRASGGWVEFEVRSEGLEKPGRDYGGLLGYGDPDEFGFGDDRGRVASDYPMTSDYSTGDLESAYGGPPGHGPGSPAYDPGSPPYDYDDGLALGAMSAYDPGGPSYRYEADYGPGGAPGYGGAPGYGGALGYGGAPGYGGLLAIESGASAPASAPPSSPHPPEPGNLPVLAGRAVELRDRVRAPIPVPATLAQVQDLLFDPTGVVPVGLASEWLRPEAGIVPTQVRPEVDELVAWATQADRGPVMRLLCGAGGQGKTHAARQICATLEEQGWLAGFLTLPPATWRTTGPDDLAMTGPDQRHWEQRLRRAPELIAGIRAVAELRTPTLLVVDQAESVGPLVGELLATIDEYGAAPWIRVLLLARSPEGWFTDLCEAHRLRSWVSPTPVWLPALSQQLGPSTAVAVWREAVAAFADRAVADGVLPSVDLGRLTSPTPPGLWATTLDFYADAALRVLDATAPSLRRHTRRDGGGPDPVSGVLAYERRQVSAVLAAAGCAIEDSQRDWAMAVVSLLPAATPEAAVRALRAVPAPWQVPPDRRTEVAIALARLYRGTAEQGWSPPRPARLADAHLLDLAGSLADPEWAAVMSSICGDADPLAALHAATTLIRCLSAPTPSRRQERAKNRISVSLPWLLRTSPSRYAVPLTLLAPVRYTKAITDLISARELPLETVRQLDSLVLSVGFTPSRAAIAAAVSERLVAAARPGADPQPAELSEYARCLNNLGIRLTALGRIEDALEPAEDAVAVQRRLALADPATYLPDLAMSLDLLSAGLAEAGRPEEALPPAEEAAVAYRRLAAQDSVGYLPDLAGALNTLGIRLTETGHRDAALEPVEEAVSVCRRLAVIDRATYQPELAFSLTNLSITLADLERWEESIEPAEEAVVVYRRLVAADSVAHLPALALALNNLGNRLAETGRRADALEPAEEAVVVYRRLVASNSTAFLPNLAASLNNLGIRLAEAGRMQEALAPVEEAVEVYRRLVDAEGEGYLPELALSLHNLANRLVRLGRPLEALSPVAEAVDIRRGLADADPAPHLADLARSLAAASTTMGSLGRNEDAASAAAQAVEVLESTRQRSDETLLMAVVKIRDDAYARLESDERNERALTQTTGTVRALGWGAGQQVPPHPRRR